The following coding sequences are from one Humulus lupulus chromosome X, drHumLupu1.1, whole genome shotgun sequence window:
- the LOC133803457 gene encoding deSI-like protein At4g17486 produces MLCRMVLVQRKKNPGKVPVYLNVYDLTPINGYAYWLGLGVYHSGVQVHDVEYAFGAHDHATTGIFEVEPKLCPGFTFRKSILIGRTDLGPKDVRTLMEKLAEEYSGNTYHLITKNCNHFCNDVCIRLTGKPIPRWVNRLARLGLFCNCVLPAGLNETKVRQVRSDGVCDNQKKKMRSHSSRFPTSTRPSSSTSLSTPSSGSSSRSSRQKRCVPPSSSLIHSSSTSALSLKL; encoded by the exons atGCTTTGCCGGATGGTTTTGGTACAGAGGAAGAAGAATCCTGGGAAAGTTCCGGTGTACCTGAATGTGTACGATCTTACTCCCATAAATGGCTACGCGTACTGGCTTGGCCTTGGAGTCTATCATTCTGGTGTCCAAG TCCATGATGTTGAATATGCCTTCGGAGCCCATGACCATGCAACTACTGGAATTTTCGAAGTGGAACCTAAGCTTTGTCCAGGTTTCACATTCAGAAAATCGATTCTGATTGGTAGAACAGATCTTGGACCCAAAGATGTCCGTACATTAATGGAGAAATTAGCAGAAGAGTATTCTGGGAATACTTACCATCTTATCACCAAGAACTGCAACCACTTTTGTAACGATGTGTGTATCAGATTGACTGGGAAGCCTATCCCTCGTTGGGTCAACCGACTTGCTCGACTTG GCCTTTTCTGCAATTGTGTTCTTCCTGCTGGTTTGAACGAAACGAAGGTTCGGCAAGTAAGATCAGATGGAGTTTGCGACAACcagaagaagaaaatgagaagCCATTCAAGTAGGTTTCCCACATCTACTCGCCCATCATCGTCGACTTCATTGTCTACGCCTTCTTCTGGCTCTTCATCCAGAAGCAGTAGACAAAAACGTTGTGTCCCACCATCGTCTTCGTTGATTCATTCTTCTTCAACCTCAGCTTTGTCATTGAAACTTTGA